One Candidatus Methylomirabilota bacterium genomic window carries:
- a CDS encoding luciferase family protein translates to MTEPRRRRGLALPRGTGRPRRDRRALRRGGEGVGAALNQVVGAWEGVRITPMFGRWGYFVGEHLFGCYPVRVKDHDLWVRLSRSDQVRALAGTGVRPHRRFAARGWIECDVADPGELSRALKWLRHGYEYVRRAPPLTPPSARD, encoded by the coding sequence GTGACCGAGCCGCGACGGAGGCGGGGACTCGCCCTCCCGCGCGGCACCGGGCGTCCCCGCCGAGACCGCCGGGCGCTCCGGCGGGGCGGGGAGGGCGTCGGCGCCGCCCTCAACCAGGTCGTGGGGGCCTGGGAGGGCGTGCGGATCACGCCCATGTTCGGCCGCTGGGGCTACTTCGTGGGAGAGCACCTCTTCGGCTGCTACCCGGTCCGGGTGAAGGACCACGACCTCTGGGTGCGCCTCTCCCGGAGCGATCAGGTCCGGGCCCTGGCCGGGACCGGCGTGCGGCCACACCGCCGCTTCGCCGCGCGGGGCTGGATCGAGTGCGACGTCGCCGACCCGGGCGAGCTCTCGCGCGCGTTGAAGTGGCTGCGGCACGGCTACGAGTACGTGCGGCGTGCCCCGCCCTTGACCCCTCCGTCGGCGAGGGACTAA